One genomic region from Labeo rohita strain BAU-BD-2019 chromosome 7, IGBB_LRoh.1.0, whole genome shotgun sequence encodes:
- the gmpr2 gene encoding GMP reductase 2, giving the protein MPRIENDIKLDFKDVLLRPKRSTLKSRSEVDLMRSFTFRNSKGSYRGIPIIAANMDTVGTFEMALALHQFTLFTAIHKHYCVDDWKEFATKHPECLQSVAVSTGTGDGDFEKLGAILAAVPQIQYICVDVANGYSEHFVNFVKDVRQKYPTHTIMAGNVVTGEMVEELILAGADIIKVGIGPGSVCTTRKKTGVGYPQLSAVIECADAAHGLGGHIISDGGCTCPGDVSKAFGAGADFVMLGGMLAGHSESGGEIIEKNGKKYKLFYGMSSDTAMKKHAGGVAEYRASEGKTVEVIYKGPVEETVKDVLGGVRSTCTYVGAAKLKELSRRTTFIRVTQQLNTVFGNDN; this is encoded by the exons ATGCCACGAATTGAAAATGATATCAAACTCGACTTCAAGGACGTGCTGCTTCGACCCAAAAGAAGCACTCTCAAATCTCGCAGTGAG GTGGATCTCATGCGCAGTTTTACATTCAGAAACTCAAAGGGAAGCTACCGTGGGATTCCCATCATAGCTGCTAACATGGACACCGTGGGGACTTTTGAAATGGCTTTAGCCTTACATCAG TTTACTCTCTTTACAGCCATCCATAAGCATTATTGTGTGGATGACTGGAAGGAGTTTGCAACCAAGCACCCAGAATGCTTACAG AGTGTAGCAGTCAGCACGGGGACGGGTGATGGGGACTTTGAGAAACTGGGGGCCATTCTGGCTGCTGTACCTCAGATTCAGTACATATGTGTGGATGTTGCCAATGGCTACTCTGAACACTTTGTCAACTTTGTCAAAGATGTGAGGCAGAAGTACCCTACGCACACTATCATG GCTGGCAATGTGGTCACAGGAGAGATGGTTGAAGAGCTGATTCTTGCTGGTGCTGACATCATCAAAGTTGGCATTGGACCAG gtTCTGTATGCACCACTCGTAAGAAGACCGGTGTAGGTTATCCTCAGCTGAGCGCAGTCATTGAGTGTGCTGATGCTGCACACGGCCTGGGTGGACACATCATATCT GATGGGGGATGCACCTGCCCAGGCGACGTCTCTAAAGCATTTG GGGCGGGAGCTGACTTTGTGATGCTGGGTGGAATGCTTGCTGGTCATTCTGAGAGTGGGGGCGAAATCATAGAGAAAAATGGCAAGAAGTACAAACTGTTCTACGGCATGAGCTCAGACACGGCCATGAAGAAGCATGCAGGAGGCGTAGCAGAGTACAG gGCGTCGGAGGGTAAAACGGTTGAAGTGATTTACAAAGGGCCTGTGGAGGAGACTGTGAAAGATGTGCTGGGTGGAGTTCGCTCCACCTGCACATACGTCGGTGCTGCTAAACTAAAAGAGTTGAGTCGTCGTACAACCTTCATTAGGGTGACCCAACAACTCAACACAGTATTTGGTAACGATAATTAA
- the si:ch211-216p19.6 gene encoding E3 ubiquitin-protein ligase TRIM39 yields the protein MACSISSQVAEQCLCSICQDFFTDPATIPCGHNFCMECITQHWDSSIGPQCPLCKTDFHLRPELGINREFRELIEGLKRAESPIQLGTVPCDACTKIKRGALKSCLHCEGSFCKTHLEPHNTVAKLKKHRIINPVENLEDYICPKHERPLELFCRDDQKCVCLSCTTKDHKAHKIVPVEEESEERKSQLGRRQVEVNLMIQSRMKKIEEIKCSIHLSKQSSEKEEADIVELFNNLICSIERCQSELLEVIEQKQKAAETQAEELIKELEQEIAELKRRNAELEQLSHTEDHLHLLQIYPSLCTPLDSKIWAEISTDTHLREDSLRRALTKHQKILNSVMMKITETELKKIEKFTVNVTMDPDTAHPKLFLSEDDKQAVCGETRQAVPDSPWRFDTCPSVLGKEGFSTGKFYFEVQVKGKTDWDLGVAKESVKRKGVITLSPRYGLWTLWLRNGSEYKACDCMSVPLCLKVKPHKVGVFVDYEEGLVSFYDVNSKTHIYSFTGQSFTEKLYPYFSPGFNYGDKNSEPLIISPVGMDKWISVNYNYL from the exons ATGGCTTGTTCCATCAGTTCTCAGGTTGCAGAACAGTGCCTGTGTTCAATATGTCAGGATTTCTTCACTGACCCAGCAACCATTCCATGCGGACACAACTTCTGCATGGAATGTATCACTCAACACTGGGACAGCAGTATAGGACCTCAGTGCCCACTGTGCAAGACGGACTTTCACTTGAGACCAGAACTTGGCATCAACAGAGAGTTCAGAGAGCTCATTGAAGGACTGAAGAGGGCGGAAAGTCCTATCCAACTTGGCACAGTACCATGTGATGCCTGTACAAAAATAAAGAGAGGAGCTTTAAAGTCCTGCCTGCATTGTGAAGGATCTTTCTGTAAAACACACCTAGAGCCTCATAACACTGTAGCAAAACTGAAGAAGCATAGGATTATCAACCCTGTGGAGAATCTGGAGGATTATATATGCCCGAAGCATGAGAGGCCGCTGGAGCTGTTCTGCAGAGATGATCAGAAGTGTGTGTGCCTGTCATGCACGACAAAAGACCACAAAGCCCACAAGATTGTTCCTGTGGAGGAGGAAAGCGAAGAACGGAAG TCTCAGTTGGGGAGGAGACAAGTCGAGGTTAATTTGATGATTCAGAGCAGGATGAAGAAAATTGAAGAGATCAAATGCTCGATACACCTCAGCAAG CAAAGCTCAGAAAAAGAGGAAGCAGACATTGTTGAGCTTTTCAACAATCTGATCTGCTCCATCGAGAGATGTCAGTCTGAGCTGCTGGAGGTGATAGAGCAGAAGCAGAAAGCAGCAGAAACACAGGCTGAAGAGCTCATTAAAGAGCTGGAGCAGGAGATCGCTGAACTCAAGAGAAGAAacgctgagctggagcagctctCACACACTGAAGATCACCTGCACCTTCTACAG ATTTATCCATCCCTGTGCACGCCTTTAGACTCCAAGATCTGGGCTGAGATCAGTACTGACACTCATCTGAGAGAGGACAGTCTGAGGAGAGCCCTGACAAAGCAtcaaaaaattctcaatagtgTAATGATGAAGATTACAGAAACTG AGCTAAAGAAGATTGAGAAGTTTACAG tgaaTGTGACTATGGATCCTGACACTGCTCATCCAAAACTGTTCTTGTCTGAGGATGACAAACAAGCTGTGTGCGGAGAAACACGACAGGCTGTCCCAGACAGTCCATGGAGGTTTGATACATGTCCCAGCGTCCTGGGGAAGGAGGGCTTCTCCACTgggaaattttattttgaagtgcaGGTGAAAGGGAAAACTGACTGGGATTTAGGTGTGGCGAAGGAGTCTGTTAAGAGGAAGGGAGTAATTACTCTGAGTCCAAGGTACGGACTCTGGACTCTGTGGTTAAGGAATGGTAGTGAGTATAAGGCATGTGACTGTATGTCTGTCCCTCTCTGTCTGAAAGTCAAGCCCCACAAGGTGGGTGTGTTTGTGGATTATGAGGAGGGTTTGGTCTCCTTTTATGATGTGAACTCTAAGACTCACATCTACTCTTTCACTGGTCAGTCATTTACTGAGAAACTCTATCCGTATTTCAGCCCGGGCTTTAATTATGGAGATAAAAATTCAGAACCACTGATCATTTCACCTGTCGGCATGGATAAGTGGATTTCAGTCAATTACAACTATttgtga